Proteins from one Bactrocera neohumeralis isolate Rockhampton chromosome 3, APGP_CSIRO_Bneo_wtdbg2-racon-allhic-juicebox.fasta_v2, whole genome shotgun sequence genomic window:
- the LOC126753265 gene encoding basic proline-rich protein-like isoform X2 → MKLFVLLLALAATGAHADVSHLSSDLQEDGYHYKQPSVPFPAPPSGNGIDDVQYQPRPQPRPQPQPQPRPQPSYPAPSQPSYPAPGPQPQPQPQPSYPAPRPQPQPQPQPSYPAPRPQPQPQPRPQPSYPAPSQPSQPTQPQPRPQPSYPAPSQPTQPAPRPQPQPGRPAPSPQPGPEYLPPEQPQQPRPRPQPQPRPQPQPQPSYPAPRPQPQPQPQPQPQPQPQPSYPAPRPQPQPQPQPRPQPQPRPQQPGQPKPGPEYIPPAGPTTGPTYQPRPQQPTPGPTYQPRPQQPTPGPTYQPRPQQPTPGPTYQPRPQQPTPGPTYQPRPQQPTPGPTYQPRPQQPTPGPTYQPRPQPQPKPSQPAKPGPEYLPPPGENEVGPKQPAPRPQPQPRPSQPSQPAPRPSYPAPKPSYPAPQPSYPGGPSGPGGPQGPGGPGGPSGPGGPGGSYGPGGPSGPSGPQGPGGPGGPGGSYGPGGPSGPSGPQGPGGPGGPSGSYGPGGPSGPGGPQGPGGPGGPSGSYGPGGPSGPGGPQGPGGPCGPSGSGSPQGPGGPSGSYGPGGPCGPSGPGGPQGPGGPGGPGGSYGPGGPSGPGGPQGPGGPGGPSGPGGPGGSFGPGGPGGPSGPGGPQGPGGPSGPSGPAVQEAQAVHMVQEDQVVQAVQEVHKAQVVQAVHMVLAALVDQQDLAVPRRDLSDLMVITTTNHLDPSHIKLLYSTHETRPFSIINNYEIFMKNLIIKNQ, encoded by the exons ATG aaattatttgTACTACTGCTGGCACTAGCTGCCACTGGTGCGCATGCTGATGTCTCACACTTGAGCAGCGACTTGCAGGAGGATGGTTATCATTATAAGCAGCCTTCGGTGCCTTTCCCAGCACCACCTTCGGGCAATGGCATAGATGATGTACAATATCAACCAAGACCACAGCCACGTCCACAGCCGCAACCACAACCAAGGCCTCAACCTTCATATCCAGCTCCCTCACAGCCGTCGTATCCAGCGCCAGGCCCACAGCCACAGCCGCAACCGCAGCCATCGTATCCAGCGCCACGTCCACAGCCACAGCCGCAACCGCAGCCATCATATCCAGCACCACGCCCACAGCCACAACCGCAACCAAGACCACAACCTTCATATCCCGCTCCTTCACAGCCTTCACAGCCTACGCAGCCACAACCTCGGCCTCAACCTTCATATCCAGCACCCTCACAGCCAACACAGCCAGCACCTCGTCCGCAACCTCAACCGGGTCGTCCAGCGCCATCACCACAGCCAGGACCGGAATATTTGCCTCCAGAGCAACCACAGCAGCCAAGACCTCGTCCTCAACCACAGCCACGACCACAACCTCAACCCCAGCCCTCGTATCCTGCCCCAAGGCCTCAACCTCAGCCTCagcctcaacctcaacctcagcCACAACCACAGCCCTCATATCCTGCTCCACGTCCTCAACCACAACCTCAGCCTCAACCACGACCACAGCCTCAACCGCGTCCACAACAGCCAGGTCAGCCAAAACCTGGTCCTGAGTATATACCCCCAGCAGGACCAACTACTGGTCCAACTTATCAACCACGACCACAACAACCCACTCCTGGCCCAACTTATCAACCACGACCACAACAACCCACTCCTGGCCCAACTTATCAACCACGACCACAACAACCCACTCCTGGCCCAACTTATCAACCACGACCACAACAACCCACTCCTGGTCCAACTTATCAACCACGACCACAACAACCCACTCCCGGACCAACTTATCAACCACGGCCACAGCAACCCACTCCGGGACCAACATACCAACCACGTCCACAACCACAGCCGAAACCATCACAGCCTGCCAAACCCGGTCCAGAATATTTGCCACCACCTGGTGAAAATGAAGTAGGCCCAAAACAGCCGGCGCCTCGTCCACAACCACAACCTCGGCCGTCGCAACCTAGTCAACCGGCTCCTCGACCAAGCTATCCAGCACCAAAACCCTCGTACCCTGCTCCTCAGCCTAGTTATCCAGGAGGTCCCAGCGGTCCAGGAGGTCCACAAGGCCCAGGTGGACCAGGCGGTCCAAGTGGCCCAGGAGGCCCAGGCGGTTCATATGGTCCAGGTGGTCCAAGCGGTCCAAGTGGCCCACAAGGCCCAGGTGGTCCAGGAGGTCCAGGCGGTTCGTATGGTCCAGGTGGTCCAAGCGGTCCAAGTGGTCCACAAGGCCCAGGAGGTCCAGGAGGTCCAAGCGGTTCATATGGTCCAGGTGGTCCCAGCGGTCCAGGAGGTCCACAAGGCCCAGGTGGTCCAGGAGGTCCAAGCGGTTCATATGGTCCAGGTGGTCCCAGCGGTCCAGGAGGTCCACAAGGCCCAGGAGGTCCATGTGGGCCTAGCGGTTCAGGTAGTCCACAAGGTCCTGGAGGACCAAGCGGTTCATATGGCCCAGGAGGTCCATGTGGTCCCAGCGGTCCAGGTGGTCCACAAGGCCCAGGTG GTCCAGGAGGCCCAGGTGGTTCATATGGTCCAGGTGGTCCCAGCGGTCCAGGAGGTCCACAAGGCCCAGGTGGACCAGGCGGTCCAAGCGGTCCAGGAGGCCCAGGCGGATCATTTGGTCCAGGAGGACCAGGTGGTCCAAGCGGTCCAGGTGGTCCACAAGGCCCAGGTGGACCAAGTGGTCCCAGCGGTCCAGCGGTCCAGGAGGCCCAGGCGGTTCATATGGTCCAGGAGGACCAGGTGGTCCAAGCGGTCCAGGAAGTCCACAAGGCCCAGGTAGTCCAAGCGGTTCATATGGTCCTGGCGGCCCTGGTGGACCAACAGGACCTAGCGGTCCCGAGGCGGGATCTCTCGGACCTGATGGTTATAACTACAACAAACCATCTAGACCCTTCTCATATTAAATTATTGTACTCAACACATGAAACTCGCCCATTTAGTATTATAAACAACTACGAAATTTTTATgaagaatttaataataaaaaaccaataa
- the LOC126753265 gene encoding basic proline-rich protein-like isoform X9 has translation MKLFVLLLALAATGAHADVSHLSSDLQEDGYHYKQPSVPFPAPPSGNGIDDVQYQPRPQPRPQPQPQPRPQPSYPAPSQPSYPAPGPQPQPQPQPSYPAPRPQPQPQPQPSYPAPRPQPQPQPRPQPSYPAPSQPSQPTQPQPRPQPSYPAPSQPTQPAPRPQPQPGRPAPSPQPGPEYLPPEQPQQPRPRPQPQPRPQPQPQPSYPAPRPQPQPQPQPQPQPQPQPSYPAPRPQPQPQPQPRPQPQPRPQQPGQPKPGPEYIPPAGPTTGPTYQPRPQQPTPGPTYQPRPQQPTPGPTYQPRPQQPTPGPTYQPRPQQPTPGPTYQPRPQQPTPGPTYQPRPQQPTPGPTYQPRPQPQPKPSQPAKPGPEYLPPPGENEVGPKQPAPRPQPQPRPSQPSQPAPRPSYPAPKPSYPAPQPSYPGGPSGPGGPQGPGGPGGPSGPGGPGGSYGPGGPSGPSGPQGPGGPGGPGGSYGPGGPSGPSGPQGPGGPGGPSGSYGPGGPSGPGGPQGPGGPCGPSGSGSPQGPGGPSGSYGPGGPCGPSGPGGPQGPGGPGGSGGPSGPGGPGGPGGSYGPGGPSGPGGPQGPGGPGGPSGPGGPGGSFGPGGPGGPSGPGGPQGPGGPSGPSGPAVQEAQAVHMVQEDQVVQAVQEVHKAQVVQAVHMVLAALVDQQDLAVPRRDLSDLMVITTTNHLDPSHIKLLYSTHETRPFSIINNYEIFMKNLIIKNQ, from the exons ATG aaattatttgTACTACTGCTGGCACTAGCTGCCACTGGTGCGCATGCTGATGTCTCACACTTGAGCAGCGACTTGCAGGAGGATGGTTATCATTATAAGCAGCCTTCGGTGCCTTTCCCAGCACCACCTTCGGGCAATGGCATAGATGATGTACAATATCAACCAAGACCACAGCCACGTCCACAGCCGCAACCACAACCAAGGCCTCAACCTTCATATCCAGCTCCCTCACAGCCGTCGTATCCAGCGCCAGGCCCACAGCCACAGCCGCAACCGCAGCCATCGTATCCAGCGCCACGTCCACAGCCACAGCCGCAACCGCAGCCATCATATCCAGCACCACGCCCACAGCCACAACCGCAACCAAGACCACAACCTTCATATCCCGCTCCTTCACAGCCTTCACAGCCTACGCAGCCACAACCTCGGCCTCAACCTTCATATCCAGCACCCTCACAGCCAACACAGCCAGCACCTCGTCCGCAACCTCAACCGGGTCGTCCAGCGCCATCACCACAGCCAGGACCGGAATATTTGCCTCCAGAGCAACCACAGCAGCCAAGACCTCGTCCTCAACCACAGCCACGACCACAACCTCAACCCCAGCCCTCGTATCCTGCCCCAAGGCCTCAACCTCAGCCTCagcctcaacctcaacctcagcCACAACCACAGCCCTCATATCCTGCTCCACGTCCTCAACCACAACCTCAGCCTCAACCACGACCACAGCCTCAACCGCGTCCACAACAGCCAGGTCAGCCAAAACCTGGTCCTGAGTATATACCCCCAGCAGGACCAACTACTGGTCCAACTTATCAACCACGACCACAACAACCCACTCCTGGCCCAACTTATCAACCACGACCACAACAACCCACTCCTGGCCCAACTTATCAACCACGACCACAACAACCCACTCCTGGCCCAACTTATCAACCACGACCACAACAACCCACTCCTGGTCCAACTTATCAACCACGACCACAACAACCCACTCCCGGACCAACTTATCAACCACGGCCACAGCAACCCACTCCGGGACCAACATACCAACCACGTCCACAACCACAGCCGAAACCATCACAGCCTGCCAAACCCGGTCCAGAATATTTGCCACCACCTGGTGAAAATGAAGTAGGCCCAAAACAGCCGGCGCCTCGTCCACAACCACAACCTCGGCCGTCGCAACCTAGTCAACCGGCTCCTCGACCAAGCTATCCAGCACCAAAACCCTCGTACCCTGCTCCTCAGCCTAGTTATCCAGGAGGTCCCAGCGGTCCAGGAGGTCCACAAGGCCCAGGTGGACCAGGCGGTCCAAGTGGCCCAGGAGGCCCAGGCGGTTCATATGGTCCAGGTGGTCCAAGCGGTCCAAGTGGCCCACAAGGCCCAGGTGGTCCAGGAGGTCCAGGCGGTTCGTATGGTCCAGGTGGTCCAAGCGGTCCAAGTG GTCCACAAGGCCCAGGTGGTCCAGGAGGTCCAAGCGGTTCATATGGTCCAGGTGGTCCCAGCGGTCCAGGAGGTCCACAAGGCCCAGGAGGTCCATGTGGGCCTAGCGGTTCAGGTAGTCCACAAGGTCCTGGAGGACCAAGCGGTTCATATGGCCCAGGAGGTCCATGTGGTCCCAGCGGTCCAGGTGGTCCACAAGGCCCAGGTGGTCCAGGAGGCTCAGGTGGTCCCAGCGGTCCAGGAGGTCCAGGAGGCCCAGGTGGTTCATATGGTCCAGGTGGTCCCAGCGGTCCAGGAGGTCCACAAGGCCCAGGTGGACCAGGCGGTCCAAGCGGTCCAGGAGGCCCAGGCGGATCATTTGGTCCAGGAGGACCAGGTGGTCCAAGCGGTCCAGGTGGTCCACAAGGCCCAGGTGGACCAAGTGGTCCCAGCGGTCCAGCGGTCCAGGAGGCCCAGGCGGTTCATATGGTCCAGGAGGACCAGGTGGTCCAAGCGGTCCAGGAAGTCCACAAGGCCCAGGTAGTCCAAGCGGTTCATATGGTCCTGGCGGCCCTGGTGGACCAACAGGACCTAGCGGTCCCGAGGCGGGATCTCTCGGACCTGATGGTTATAACTACAACAAACCATCTAGACCCTTCTCATATTAAATTATTGTACTCAACACATGAAACTCGCCCATTTAGTATTATAAACAACTACGAAATTTTTATgaagaatttaataataaaaaaccaataa
- the LOC126753265 gene encoding basic proline-rich protein-like isoform X19 has translation MKLFVLLLALAATGAHADVSHLSSDLQEDGYHYKQPSVPFPAPPSGNGIDDVQYQPRPQPRPQPQPQPRPQPSYPAPSQPSYPAPGPQPQPQPQPSYPAPRPQPQPQPQPSYPAPRPQPQPQPRPQPSYPAPSQPSQPTQPQPRPQPSYPAPSQPTQPAPRPQPQPGRPAPSPQPGPEYLPPEQPQQPRPRPQPQPRPQPQPQPSYPAPRPQPQPQPQPQPQPQPQPSYPAPRPQPQPQPQPRPQPQPRPQQPGQPKPGPEYIPPAGPTTGPTYQPRPQQPTPGPTYQPRPQQPTPGPTYQPRPQQPTPGPTYQPRPQQPTPGPTYQPRPQQPTPGPTYQPRPQQPTPGPTYQPRPQPQPKPSQPAKPGPEYLPPPGENEVGPKQPAPRPQPQPRPSQPSQPAPRPSYPAPKPSYPAPQPSYPGGPSGPGGPQGPGGPGGPGGSYGPGGPSGPSGPQGPGGPGGPSGSYGPGGPSGPGGPQGPGGPCGPSGSGSPQGPGGPSGSYGPGGPCGPSGPGGPQGPGGPGGSGGPSGPGGPGGPGGSYGPGGPSGPGGPQGPGGPGGPSGPGGPGGSFGPGGPGGPSGPGGPQGPGGPSGPSGPAVQEAQAVHMVQEDQVVQAVQEVHKAQVVQAVHMVLAALVDQQDLAVPRRDLSDLMVITTTNHLDPSHIKLLYSTHETRPFSIINNYEIFMKNLIIKNQ, from the exons ATG aaattatttgTACTACTGCTGGCACTAGCTGCCACTGGTGCGCATGCTGATGTCTCACACTTGAGCAGCGACTTGCAGGAGGATGGTTATCATTATAAGCAGCCTTCGGTGCCTTTCCCAGCACCACCTTCGGGCAATGGCATAGATGATGTACAATATCAACCAAGACCACAGCCACGTCCACAGCCGCAACCACAACCAAGGCCTCAACCTTCATATCCAGCTCCCTCACAGCCGTCGTATCCAGCGCCAGGCCCACAGCCACAGCCGCAACCGCAGCCATCGTATCCAGCGCCACGTCCACAGCCACAGCCGCAACCGCAGCCATCATATCCAGCACCACGCCCACAGCCACAACCGCAACCAAGACCACAACCTTCATATCCCGCTCCTTCACAGCCTTCACAGCCTACGCAGCCACAACCTCGGCCTCAACCTTCATATCCAGCACCCTCACAGCCAACACAGCCAGCACCTCGTCCGCAACCTCAACCGGGTCGTCCAGCGCCATCACCACAGCCAGGACCGGAATATTTGCCTCCAGAGCAACCACAGCAGCCAAGACCTCGTCCTCAACCACAGCCACGACCACAACCTCAACCCCAGCCCTCGTATCCTGCCCCAAGGCCTCAACCTCAGCCTCagcctcaacctcaacctcagcCACAACCACAGCCCTCATATCCTGCTCCACGTCCTCAACCACAACCTCAGCCTCAACCACGACCACAGCCTCAACCGCGTCCACAACAGCCAGGTCAGCCAAAACCTGGTCCTGAGTATATACCCCCAGCAGGACCAACTACTGGTCCAACTTATCAACCACGACCACAACAACCCACTCCTGGCCCAACTTATCAACCACGACCACAACAACCCACTCCTGGCCCAACTTATCAACCACGACCACAACAACCCACTCCTGGCCCAACTTATCAACCACGACCACAACAACCCACTCCTGGTCCAACTTATCAACCACGACCACAACAACCCACTCCCGGACCAACTTATCAACCACGGCCACAGCAACCCACTCCGGGACCAACATACCAACCACGTCCACAACCACAGCCGAAACCATCACAGCCTGCCAAACCCGGTCCAGAATATTTGCCACCACCTGGTGAAAATGAAGTAGGCCCAAAACAGCCGGCGCCTCGTCCACAACCACAACCTCGGCCGTCGCAACCTAGTCAACCGGCTCCTCGACCAAGCTATCCAGCACCAAAACCCTCGTACCCTGCTCCTCAGCCTAGTTATCCAGGAGGTCCCAGCGGTCCAGGAGGTCCACAAGGCCCAG GTGGTCCAGGAGGTCCAGGCGGTTCGTATGGTCCAGGTGGTCCAAGCGGTCCAAGTG GTCCACAAGGCCCAGGTGGTCCAGGAGGTCCAAGCGGTTCATATGGTCCAGGTGGTCCCAGCGGTCCAGGAGGTCCACAAGGCCCAGGAGGTCCATGTGGGCCTAGCGGTTCAGGTAGTCCACAAGGTCCTGGAGGACCAAGCGGTTCATATGGCCCAGGAGGTCCATGTGGTCCCAGCGGTCCAGGTGGTCCACAAGGCCCAGGTGGTCCAGGAGGCTCAGGTGGTCCCAGCGGTCCAGGAGGTCCAGGAGGCCCAGGTGGTTCATATGGTCCAGGTGGTCCCAGCGGTCCAGGAGGTCCACAAGGCCCAGGTGGACCAGGCGGTCCAAGCGGTCCAGGAGGCCCAGGCGGATCATTTGGTCCAGGAGGACCAGGTGGTCCAAGCGGTCCAGGTGGTCCACAAGGCCCAGGTGGACCAAGTGGTCCCAGCGGTCCAGCGGTCCAGGAGGCCCAGGCGGTTCATATGGTCCAGGAGGACCAGGTGGTCCAAGCGGTCCAGGAAGTCCACAAGGCCCAGGTAGTCCAAGCGGTTCATATGGTCCTGGCGGCCCTGGTGGACCAACAGGACCTAGCGGTCCCGAGGCGGGATCTCTCGGACCTGATGGTTATAACTACAACAAACCATCTAGACCCTTCTCATATTAAATTATTGTACTCAACACATGAAACTCGCCCATTTAGTATTATAAACAACTACGAAATTTTTATgaagaatttaataataaaaaaccaataa
- the LOC126753265 gene encoding basic proline-rich protein-like isoform X21, which translates to MKLFVLLLALAATGAHADVSHLSSDLQEDGYHYKQPSVPFPAPPSGNGIDDVQYQPRPQPRPQPQPQPRPQPSYPAPSQPSYPAPGPQPQPQPQPSYPAPRPQPQPQPQPSYPAPRPQPQPQPRPQPSYPAPSQPSQPTQPQPRPQPSYPAPSQPTQPAPRPQPQPGRPAPSPQPGPEYLPPEQPQQPRPRPQPQPRPQPQPQPSYPAPRPQPQPQPQPQPQPQPQPSYPAPRPQPQPQPQPRPQPQPRPQQPGQPKPGPEYIPPAGPTTGPTYQPRPQQPTPGPTYQPRPQQPTPGPTYQPRPQQPTPGPTYQPRPQQPTPGPTYQPRPQQPTPGPTYQPRPQQPTPGPTYQPRPQPQPKPSQPAKPGPEYLPPPGENEVGPKQPAPRPQPQPRPSQPSQPAPRPSYPAPKPSYPAPQPSYPGGPSGPGGPQGPGGPGGPSGPGGPGGSYGPGGPSGPSGPQGPGGPGGPGGSYGPGGPSGPSGPQGPGGPGGPSGSYGPGGPSGPGGPQGPGGPGGSGGPSGPGGPGGPGGSYGPGGPSGPGGPQGPGGPGGPSGPGGPGGSFGPGGPGGPSGPGGPQGPGGPSGPSGPAVQEAQAVHMVQEDQVVQAVQEVHKAQVVQAVHMVLAALVDQQDLAVPRRDLSDLMVITTTNHLDPSHIKLLYSTHETRPFSIINNYEIFMKNLIIKNQ; encoded by the exons ATG aaattatttgTACTACTGCTGGCACTAGCTGCCACTGGTGCGCATGCTGATGTCTCACACTTGAGCAGCGACTTGCAGGAGGATGGTTATCATTATAAGCAGCCTTCGGTGCCTTTCCCAGCACCACCTTCGGGCAATGGCATAGATGATGTACAATATCAACCAAGACCACAGCCACGTCCACAGCCGCAACCACAACCAAGGCCTCAACCTTCATATCCAGCTCCCTCACAGCCGTCGTATCCAGCGCCAGGCCCACAGCCACAGCCGCAACCGCAGCCATCGTATCCAGCGCCACGTCCACAGCCACAGCCGCAACCGCAGCCATCATATCCAGCACCACGCCCACAGCCACAACCGCAACCAAGACCACAACCTTCATATCCCGCTCCTTCACAGCCTTCACAGCCTACGCAGCCACAACCTCGGCCTCAACCTTCATATCCAGCACCCTCACAGCCAACACAGCCAGCACCTCGTCCGCAACCTCAACCGGGTCGTCCAGCGCCATCACCACAGCCAGGACCGGAATATTTGCCTCCAGAGCAACCACAGCAGCCAAGACCTCGTCCTCAACCACAGCCACGACCACAACCTCAACCCCAGCCCTCGTATCCTGCCCCAAGGCCTCAACCTCAGCCTCagcctcaacctcaacctcagcCACAACCACAGCCCTCATATCCTGCTCCACGTCCTCAACCACAACCTCAGCCTCAACCACGACCACAGCCTCAACCGCGTCCACAACAGCCAGGTCAGCCAAAACCTGGTCCTGAGTATATACCCCCAGCAGGACCAACTACTGGTCCAACTTATCAACCACGACCACAACAACCCACTCCTGGCCCAACTTATCAACCACGACCACAACAACCCACTCCTGGCCCAACTTATCAACCACGACCACAACAACCCACTCCTGGCCCAACTTATCAACCACGACCACAACAACCCACTCCTGGTCCAACTTATCAACCACGACCACAACAACCCACTCCCGGACCAACTTATCAACCACGGCCACAGCAACCCACTCCGGGACCAACATACCAACCACGTCCACAACCACAGCCGAAACCATCACAGCCTGCCAAACCCGGTCCAGAATATTTGCCACCACCTGGTGAAAATGAAGTAGGCCCAAAACAGCCGGCGCCTCGTCCACAACCACAACCTCGGCCGTCGCAACCTAGTCAACCGGCTCCTCGACCAAGCTATCCAGCACCAAAACCCTCGTACCCTGCTCCTCAGCCTAGTTATCCAGGAGGTCCCAGCGGTCCAGGAGGTCCACAAGGCCCAGGTGGACCAGGCGGTCCAAGTGGCCCAGGAGGCCCAGGCGGTTCATATGGTCCAGGTGGTCCAAGCGGTCCAAGTGGCCCACAAGGCCCAGGTGGTCCAGGAGGTCCAGGCGGTTCGTATGGTCCAGGTGGTCCAAGCGGTCCAAGTGGTCCACAAGGCCCAGGAGGTCCAGGAGGTCCAAGCGGTTCATATGGTCCAGGTGGTCCCAGCGGTCCAGGAGGTCCACAAGGCCCAG GTGGTCCAGGAGGCTCAGGTGGTCCCAGCGGTCCAGGAGGTCCAGGAGGCCCAGGTGGTTCATATGGTCCAGGTGGTCCCAGCGGTCCAGGAGGTCCACAAGGCCCAGGTGGACCAGGCGGTCCAAGCGGTCCAGGAGGCCCAGGCGGATCATTTGGTCCAGGAGGACCAGGTGGTCCAAGCGGTCCAGGTGGTCCACAAGGCCCAGGTGGACCAAGTGGTCCCAGCGGTCCAGCGGTCCAGGAGGCCCAGGCGGTTCATATGGTCCAGGAGGACCAGGTGGTCCAAGCGGTCCAGGAAGTCCACAAGGCCCAGGTAGTCCAAGCGGTTCATATGGTCCTGGCGGCCCTGGTGGACCAACAGGACCTAGCGGTCCCGAGGCGGGATCTCTCGGACCTGATGGTTATAACTACAACAAACCATCTAGACCCTTCTCATATTAAATTATTGTACTCAACACATGAAACTCGCCCATTTAGTATTATAAACAACTACGAAATTTTTATgaagaatttaataataaaaaaccaataa
- the LOC126753265 gene encoding basic proline-rich protein-like isoform X13, translating to MKLFVLLLALAATGAHADVSHLSSDLQEDGYHYKQPSVPFPAPPSGNGIDDVQYQPRPQPRPQPQPQPRPQPSYPAPSQPSYPAPGPQPQPQPQPSYPAPRPQPQPQPQPSYPAPRPQPQPQPRPQPSYPAPSQPSQPTQPQPRPQPSYPAPSQPTQPAPRPQPQPGRPAPSPQPGPEYLPPEQPQQPRPRPQPQPRPQPQPQPSYPAPRPQPQPQPQPQPQPQPQPSYPAPRPQPQPQPQPRPQPQPRPQQPGQPKPGPEYIPPAGPTTGPTYQPRPQQPTPGPTYQPRPQQPTPGPTYQPRPQQPTPGPTYQPRPQQPTPGPTYQPRPQQPTPGPTYQPRPQQPTPGPTYQPRPQPQPKPSQPAKPGPEYLPPPGENEVGPKQPAPRPQPQPRPSQPSQPAPRPSYPAPKPSYPAPQPSYPGGPSGPGGPQGPGGPGGPSGPGGPGGSYGPGGPSGPSGPQGPGGPGGPGGSYGPGGPSGPSGPQGPGGPGGPSGSYGPGGPSGPGGPQGPGGPGGPSGSYGPGGPSGPGGPQGPGGPCGPSGSGSPQGPGGPSGSYGPGGPCGPSGPGGPQGPGGPGGPSGPGGPGGSFGPGGPGGPSGPGGPQGPGGPSGPSGPAVQEAQAVHMVQEDQVVQAVQEVHKAQVVQAVHMVLAALVDQQDLAVPRRDLSDLMVITTTNHLDPSHIKLLYSTHETRPFSIINNYEIFMKNLIIKNQ from the exons ATG aaattatttgTACTACTGCTGGCACTAGCTGCCACTGGTGCGCATGCTGATGTCTCACACTTGAGCAGCGACTTGCAGGAGGATGGTTATCATTATAAGCAGCCTTCGGTGCCTTTCCCAGCACCACCTTCGGGCAATGGCATAGATGATGTACAATATCAACCAAGACCACAGCCACGTCCACAGCCGCAACCACAACCAAGGCCTCAACCTTCATATCCAGCTCCCTCACAGCCGTCGTATCCAGCGCCAGGCCCACAGCCACAGCCGCAACCGCAGCCATCGTATCCAGCGCCACGTCCACAGCCACAGCCGCAACCGCAGCCATCATATCCAGCACCACGCCCACAGCCACAACCGCAACCAAGACCACAACCTTCATATCCCGCTCCTTCACAGCCTTCACAGCCTACGCAGCCACAACCTCGGCCTCAACCTTCATATCCAGCACCCTCACAGCCAACACAGCCAGCACCTCGTCCGCAACCTCAACCGGGTCGTCCAGCGCCATCACCACAGCCAGGACCGGAATATTTGCCTCCAGAGCAACCACAGCAGCCAAGACCTCGTCCTCAACCACAGCCACGACCACAACCTCAACCCCAGCCCTCGTATCCTGCCCCAAGGCCTCAACCTCAGCCTCagcctcaacctcaacctcagcCACAACCACAGCCCTCATATCCTGCTCCACGTCCTCAACCACAACCTCAGCCTCAACCACGACCACAGCCTCAACCGCGTCCACAACAGCCAGGTCAGCCAAAACCTGGTCCTGAGTATATACCCCCAGCAGGACCAACTACTGGTCCAACTTATCAACCACGACCACAACAACCCACTCCTGGCCCAACTTATCAACCACGACCACAACAACCCACTCCTGGCCCAACTTATCAACCACGACCACAACAACCCACTCCTGGCCCAACTTATCAACCACGACCACAACAACCCACTCCTGGTCCAACTTATCAACCACGACCACAACAACCCACTCCCGGACCAACTTATCAACCACGGCCACAGCAACCCACTCCGGGACCAACATACCAACCACGTCCACAACCACAGCCGAAACCATCACAGCCTGCCAAACCCGGTCCAGAATATTTGCCACCACCTGGTGAAAATGAAGTAGGCCCAAAACAGCCGGCGCCTCGTCCACAACCACAACCTCGGCCGTCGCAACCTAGTCAACCGGCTCCTCGACCAAGCTATCCAGCACCAAAACCCTCGTACCCTGCTCCTCAGCCTAGTTATCCAGGAGGTCCCAGCGGTCCAGGAGGTCCACAAGGCCCAGGTGGACCAGGCGGTCCAAGTGGCCCAGGAGGCCCAGGCGGTTCATATGGTCCAGGTGGTCCAAGCGGTCCAAGTGGCCCACAAGGCCCAGGTGGTCCAGGAGGTCCAGGCGGTTCGTATGGTCCAGGTGGTCCAAGCGGTCCAAGTGGTCCACAAGGCCCAGGAGGTCCAGGAGGTCCAAGCGGTTCATATGGTCCAGGTGGTCCCAGCGGTCCAGGAGGTCCACAAGGCCCAGGTGGTCCAGGAGGTCCAAGCGGTTCATATGGTCCAGGTGGTCCCAGCGGTCCAGGAGGTCCACAAGGCCCAGGAGGTCCATGTGGGCCTAGCGGTTCAGGTAGTCCACAAGGTCCTGGAGGACCAAGCGGTTCATATGGCCCAGGAGGTCCAT GTGGTCCCAGCGGTCCAGGAGGTCCACAAGGCCCAGGTGGACCAGGCGGTCCAAGCGGTCCAGGAGGCCCAGGCGGATCATTTGGTCCAGGAGGACCAGGTGGTCCAAGCGGTCCAGGTGGTCCACAAGGCCCAGGTGGACCAAGTGGTCCCAGCGGTCCAGCGGTCCAGGAGGCCCAGGCGGTTCATATGGTCCAGGAGGACCAGGTGGTCCAAGCGGTCCAGGAAGTCCACAAGGCCCAGGTAGTCCAAGCGGTTCATATGGTCCTGGCGGCCCTGGTGGACCAACAGGACCTAGCGGTCCCGAGGCGGGATCTCTCGGACCTGATGGTTATAACTACAACAAACCATCTAGACCCTTCTCATATTAAATTATTGTACTCAACACATGAAACTCGCCCATTTAGTATTATAAACAACTACGAAATTTTTATgaagaatttaataataaaaaaccaataa